The proteins below are encoded in one region of Methanoculleus taiwanensis:
- a CDS encoding translation initiation factor IF-2 subunit beta, whose amino-acid sequence MTASYEDLLKKAYTNITEPTATEERFTIPPARVFIEGKTTVLDNFAEIADTLRRDQDHLMKHLLSELGTAGKIDGTRAIFSGKFEQEQISTIIKGYVDDYVICSECGKPDTRLVKDARILMLRCDACGGHRPVRKRRATADASESSKLAEGAILDVTIQFLSKRGDGVVKMDRYTMYVANAKPGQSVKVKITRIAGSIVFTERAE is encoded by the coding sequence ATGACCGCCTCATACGAGGATCTTCTGAAGAAGGCCTATACCAATATCACCGAGCCGACCGCGACCGAGGAGCGGTTCACCATACCCCCGGCGCGCGTCTTCATCGAAGGGAAGACGACCGTCCTTGACAACTTCGCCGAGATAGCCGATACGCTCAGGCGCGACCAGGATCACCTCATGAAGCACCTCCTCTCCGAGCTCGGCACGGCAGGCAAGATCGACGGAACCCGCGCCATATTCAGCGGCAAGTTCGAGCAGGAGCAGATCAGCACGATCATCAAGGGCTACGTGGACGACTACGTCATCTGCTCGGAGTGCGGCAAGCCGGACACCCGGCTCGTGAAGGACGCCCGCATTCTCATGCTCCGGTGCGACGCCTGCGGAGGGCACCGCCCGGTGCGGAAGCGCAGAGCCACCGCCGATGCCTCGGAATCGTCGAAGCTCGCTGAAGGAGCCATTCTCGACGTCACCATCCAGTTCCTTTCGAAGCGCGGCGACGGCGTCGTCAAGATGGACCGCTACACGATGTACGTGGCGAACGCAAAACCGGGACAGTCCGTCAAGGTCAAGATCACAAGAATAGCAGGTTCGATCGTCTTCACCGAGCGGGCCGAGTGA
- a CDS encoding class I SAM-dependent methyltransferase, with protein sequence MRKSAAGFNRIAREVFAPIYPVIARRLLDWSGIQSGRCMDIGSGPGLLAIALAREAGRPCIALDADPAMALFARENAAESHVGSFIDPIVADVHRMPVASGSIALAVSRGSLFFWDDRSCAFAEIERLLSPGGVAYIGGSFGSAPLREQIFTEMRRRNPHWDEDIRRRSGSLPESLLLEDLEKSGVAQYCIRKEEAGWWVEIRKP encoded by the coding sequence ATGCGGAAGAGTGCCGCAGGCTTCAACCGGATTGCCCGGGAAGTCTTCGCCCCTATCTACCCCGTCATCGCCCGCCGCCTTCTTGACTGGTCGGGGATACAGAGCGGTCGCTGTATGGACATCGGCAGCGGCCCGGGGCTCCTCGCCATCGCTCTTGCCCGGGAGGCCGGCCGACCCTGCATCGCGCTCGATGCCGACCCGGCGATGGCGCTCTTCGCCCGGGAAAACGCTGCCGAAAGCCACGTCGGCTCATTCATCGACCCGATCGTCGCCGACGTGCACCGGATGCCGGTAGCGTCCGGCAGCATCGCCCTTGCGGTCAGCAGGGGCTCACTCTTCTTCTGGGACGACCGTTCCTGCGCATTCGCCGAGATCGAGCGGCTGCTCTCCCCCGGCGGCGTCGCCTATATCGGCGGGAGCTTCGGATCCGCGCCGCTCCGCGAGCAGATCTTCACAGAGATGCGGAGGCGAAACCCGCACTGGGACGAGGATATACGGCGCCGGAGCGGCAGCCTGCCGGAGTCCCTCCTGCTGGAGGACCTTGAAAAGAGCGGTGTCGCTCAGTACTGCATCCGGAAAGAAGAAGCGGGATGGTGGGTCGAGATCAGGAAGCCCTGA